One Natator depressus isolate rNatDep1 chromosome 3, rNatDep2.hap1, whole genome shotgun sequence DNA segment encodes these proteins:
- the ADI1 gene encoding acireductone dioxygenase → MVEAWYMDESGEDQRAPHRQEPHRPVSLEQLRRLGVFHWKLDADNYETDPDLARIRKEKNYSWMDIITIHKDKLPNYQDKIKIFYEEHLHLDDEIRYILEGSGYFDVRDKDDKWIRIFMEKGDMITLPAGIYHRFTLDENNYVKAMRLFVGEPVWTAYNRPADHFPARGQYVKFLAQ, encoded by the exons ATGGTGGAAGCGTGGTACATGGACGAGTCCGGAGAGGACCAGAGGGCCCCGCACCGGCAGGAGCCGCACCGGCCTGTCAGCCTGGAGCAGCTGCGCCGGCTCGGAGTCTTCCACTGGAAA TTGGATGCTGACAACTATGAGACTGACCCAGACCTAGCAAGGATTCGGAAAGAGAAAAACTATTCTTGGATGGATATAATAACGATACATAAAGATAAGCTGCCAAATTATCAAGACAAG ataaaaatattttatgaagaACATTTGCATTTGGATGATGAAATTCGCTACATCCTTGAAGGAAGTGGCTACTTTGATGTTCGAGACAAAGATGACAAGTGGATCCGGATTTTCATGGAAAAGGGAGACATGATAACTCTTCCTGCTGGCATATATCACCGATTTACACTGGATGAAAAT AACTACGTGAAGGCAATGAGGCTGTTTGTTGGAGAACCAGTCTGGACAGCATACAACCGGCCAGCTGATCACTTTCCTGCTCGAGGACAGTACGTGAAGTTTTTGGCACAGTAA